The following proteins come from a genomic window of Hymenobacter canadensis:
- the metG gene encoding methionine--tRNA ligase: MASLPQRYTVTAALPYANGPVHIGHLAGVYLPADIYVRYLRAQQRDVKFICGSDEHGVPITIRAQKEGVTPQQVVDKYHAIIRDSFQDFGVSFDIYSRTSNATHAEVASGFFKKLYEEGKFIEQTSEQYYDEKADQFLADRYIVGTCPNCGNENAYGDQCEKCGTSLSPTELINPRSMLSGNHPVLRETKHWYLPLDQYEPWLREWIVEGHKQDWKANVYGQCKSWIDQGLHPRAVTRDLDWGVPVPVAGAEGKVLYVWFDAPIGYISATKDLLPNTWETYWKDPETKLVHFIGKDNIVFHCIIFPTMLKAHGDYILPDNVPANEFLNLEGDKISTSRNWAVWLHEYLQDFPGQADVLRYVLCANAPETKDNDFTWKDFQARNNNELVANLGNFVNRAVVLTHKFFEGKVPAAVGFTTEDEDVLRQLQEFPARIGELIDNYRFRDALNELMNLSRLGNKYLADQEPWKLIKTDEARTGTVLHVSLQLAAALVTLLEPFLPEAAARLGGMLNTEKGTWPQAGRPDALPAGHQLAEAALLFTKIEDATVEAQVQKLLDTKKANELAAAVSAPAKEDVSFEQFQQMDLRIGTIVAAEKVAKTKKLLKLSVDLGFEEPRTIVSGIAEHFLPEALIGQQVQVLLNLAPREIKGIQSQGMLLMAENADGVLSLMQPSSPVRPGSSVA, encoded by the coding sequence ATGGCCTCTCTTCCCCAACGCTACACCGTTACGGCCGCGCTGCCCTACGCCAATGGCCCCGTGCACATCGGCCACCTAGCCGGCGTGTACCTGCCCGCCGACATCTACGTGCGCTACCTGCGCGCCCAGCAGCGCGACGTAAAATTCATCTGCGGCTCCGACGAGCACGGTGTGCCCATCACCATCCGGGCCCAGAAGGAGGGCGTCACGCCCCAGCAGGTAGTCGATAAATACCATGCCATCATCCGCGACTCGTTCCAGGATTTCGGCGTGTCGTTCGATATCTACTCGCGTACATCCAATGCCACCCACGCCGAGGTAGCCAGCGGCTTCTTCAAGAAGCTCTACGAGGAAGGCAAGTTCATCGAGCAGACTTCTGAGCAGTACTATGACGAGAAGGCCGACCAGTTTCTGGCCGACCGCTACATCGTGGGTACCTGCCCCAACTGCGGCAACGAAAACGCCTACGGCGACCAGTGCGAGAAGTGCGGCACCTCGCTCAGCCCCACCGAGCTCATCAACCCGCGCTCCATGCTCTCGGGCAACCACCCCGTGCTGCGCGAAACCAAGCACTGGTACCTGCCCCTCGACCAATACGAGCCCTGGCTGCGCGAGTGGATTGTGGAAGGCCACAAGCAGGACTGGAAAGCCAACGTGTACGGCCAGTGCAAGAGCTGGATTGATCAGGGCCTGCACCCGCGCGCCGTTACTCGCGACCTGGACTGGGGCGTGCCCGTGCCGGTGGCCGGGGCCGAGGGCAAGGTACTCTACGTGTGGTTTGATGCGCCCATCGGCTACATCTCGGCCACCAAGGACCTGCTGCCCAACACCTGGGAAACCTACTGGAAAGACCCCGAAACCAAGCTGGTGCACTTCATCGGCAAGGATAACATCGTGTTCCACTGCATCATCTTCCCCACGATGCTCAAGGCCCACGGCGACTATATCCTGCCCGATAACGTGCCCGCCAACGAGTTCCTGAACCTGGAAGGCGACAAAATCAGCACGAGCCGCAACTGGGCCGTGTGGCTGCACGAGTACCTGCAGGATTTCCCCGGCCAGGCCGACGTGCTGCGCTACGTGCTCTGCGCCAACGCCCCCGAAACCAAGGACAACGACTTCACCTGGAAGGATTTCCAGGCCCGTAACAACAACGAGCTGGTGGCCAACCTCGGCAACTTCGTGAACCGGGCCGTGGTGCTCACCCACAAGTTCTTCGAAGGCAAAGTACCCGCCGCCGTGGGCTTCACCACCGAGGACGAGGACGTGCTGCGTCAGCTGCAGGAGTTCCCGGCCCGCATCGGCGAGTTGATTGACAACTACCGCTTCCGCGACGCCCTGAACGAGCTGATGAACCTCTCGCGCCTCGGCAACAAGTACCTGGCCGACCAGGAGCCCTGGAAGCTCATCAAAACCGACGAGGCCCGCACTGGCACCGTGCTGCACGTGTCGCTGCAGCTGGCCGCCGCCCTGGTCACGCTGCTGGAGCCCTTCCTGCCCGAAGCCGCCGCCCGCCTGGGTGGCATGCTCAACACCGAGAAAGGCACCTGGCCCCAGGCCGGCCGCCCCGACGCGCTGCCTGCCGGCCACCAGCTGGCCGAAGCCGCGCTGCTGTTCACTAAAATCGAGGACGCCACCGTAGAAGCCCAGGTGCAGAAGCTGCTCGACACCAAGAAAGCCAACGAGCTGGCCGCCGCCGTATCCGCTCCCGCAAAAGAGGATGTGAGCTTCGAGCAGTTCCAGCAGATGGACCTGCGTATCGGCACCATCGTAGCCGCTGAGAAGGTCGCCAAAACCAAAAAGCTGCTCAAGCTATCGGTTGACCTCGGTTTCGAGGAGCCCCGCACCATCGTCTCGGGCATTGCCGAGCACTTCCTGCCCGAGGCCCTTATCGGCCAGCAGGTGCAGGTGCTGCTCAACCTTGCCCCCCGCGAAATCAAGGGTATACAAAGCCAGGGCATGCTCCTGATGGCCGAAAACGCTGACGGCGTGCTTAGCCTGATGCAGCCCAGCAGCCCCGTACGCCCCGGCAGTTCGGTAGCGTAG
- the pth gene encoding aminoacyl-tRNA hydrolase, translated as MKFLVLCLGNIGPEYANTRHNVGFMVGDYLARKHDAAPWQLGRHAFTTEIKHKGHTYVLVKPTTYMNLSGKAAAHWLSTLKLTKEQMLVVTDDLALPFGKLRLKAKGSAGGQNGLKHIQETLGSDEYARLRFGIDSSFSKGRQVDYVLSPFSADENIDLEGRLEKAAEAVLAFGAMGVERAMNVVNVK; from the coding sequence ATGAAGTTTCTTGTGCTGTGCCTGGGCAACATCGGGCCGGAATACGCTAATACGCGCCACAACGTGGGCTTCATGGTGGGCGACTACTTGGCCCGCAAGCACGATGCCGCGCCCTGGCAGCTGGGCCGCCACGCCTTCACCACCGAAATCAAGCACAAAGGCCACACCTACGTGCTGGTGAAGCCCACCACCTACATGAACCTAAGCGGCAAAGCAGCGGCCCACTGGCTCAGCACGCTCAAGCTTACGAAAGAGCAGATGTTGGTCGTCACCGACGACCTGGCTTTGCCCTTTGGCAAGCTGCGGCTGAAAGCCAAAGGCTCGGCCGGCGGCCAGAACGGTCTCAAGCACATCCAGGAAACCCTGGGCTCCGACGAATACGCCCGCCTGCGCTTCGGCATCGACTCCAGTTTCTCGAAGGGCCGGCAGGTGGATTACGTGCTCAGCCCGTTCTCGGCGGATGAAAATATTGACCTGGAAGGCCGCCTGGAAAAAGCTGCCGAAGCCGTGCTGGCCTTCGGGGCAATGGGCGTGGAGCGCGCCATGAACGTGGTGAACGTGAAGTAG